Proteins from one Rosa chinensis cultivar Old Blush chromosome 7, RchiOBHm-V2, whole genome shotgun sequence genomic window:
- the LOC112179653 gene encoding serine carboxypeptidase-like 45 produces MKTMAMALLLVLQLCFISMEFVESSSHHYDHKIVRLPGQPSVDFQHFSGYISVSDHQKNHKALFYYFAEAEKNPASKPLVLWLNGGPGCSSVGVGAFSENGPFRPDGQVLVRNEYSWNIEANMLYLETPVGVGFSYSRHSSNDVAVDDEATARDNLVFLQRWFNKFPQYKHRDLFLTGESYAGHYIPQLAKLMVEANSKEKLFNLKGLALGNPVLEFATDLNSRAEYFWSHGLISDSTYRMFTSVCNYSRYVSEYYRDSVSPVCSRVMNQVSIETSKFVDKYDVTLDVCISSVLSQSKAISPNQMTQRIDVCVEDKIVSYLNRKDVQKALHAKLVGVRRWDVCSDDTSILDYQMLDLEIPTISLVGSIVKAGIPVLVYSGDQDSAIPLTGSRTLVDRLARELGLNTTVPYRVWFQGKQVGGWTQVYGNILSFATIRGASHEAPFSQPERSLMLFKSFLQGRALPLVF; encoded by the exons aTGAAGACAATGGCAATGGCTCTACTACTTGTGCTTCAGCTGTGCTTCATTTCCATGGAGTTTGTTGAGTCCTCATCTCATCACTATGATCACAAGATAGTTAGGCTTCCAGGACAACCCAGTGTGGACTTTCAACACTTTTCAGGTTATATTTCTGTGAGCGATCATCAGAAAAACCACAAAGCTCTATTTTACTACTTTGCTGAAGCAGAAAAAAACCCAGCTTCAAAGCCTTTGGTCCTCTGGTTAAATGGAG GTCCTGGTTGTTCTTCTGTTGGAGTAGGGGCTTTCTCTGAAAATGGACCTTTTAGACCAGATGGTCAAGTCCTGGTTAGAAATGAGTACAGCTGGAATATAG AGGCTAATATGTTGTATTTAGAGACACCAGTTGGTGTGGGATTCTCTTATTCTAGACATAGCTCCAACGATGTGGCAGTGGATGATGAAGCAACAG CCAGGGACAATCTTGTATTCTTACAACGCTGGTTCAACAAGTTCCCTCAATATAAGCACAGAGATTTGTTTCTAACTGGAGAAAGTTATGCAG GTCACTACATCCCTCAACTTGCAAAGCTTATGGTTGAAGCTAACAGCAAAGAGAAGTTGTTCAATCTAAAAGGACTAGCT TTGGGTAACCCTGTCCTAGAATTCGCCACCGACTTAAATTCAAGAGCTGAGTATTTCTGGTCTCATGGACTAATATCAGACTCAACATACAGAATGTTCACTTCTGTTTGCAACTATTCGCGCTACGTGAGTGAGTACTATAGAGACTCGGTTTCACCTGTTTGTTCAAGAGTTATGAACCAAGTGAGCATAGAAACCAGTAAATTTGTGGATAAGTATGATGTCACTCTTGACGTCTGCATTTCATCTGTGCTCTCACAGTCAAAGGCTATAAGCCCCAAC CAAATGACACAGAGGATTGATGTGTGTGTAGAAGACAAGATTGTAAGTTACTTGAACCGAAAAGATGTGCAGAAGGCTCTCCATGCCAAGCTTGTAGGGGTTCGAAGATGGGATGTTTGCAGCGA TGATACTAGCATTTTGGACTACCAAATGCTCGACCTGGAAATCCCTACAATCTCACTAGTTGGATCTATTGTCAAGGCCGGAATTCCAGTGTTAGTTTACAG TGGAGATCAGGATTCTGCAATTCCATTGACGGGAAGCCGAACCTTGGTCGACAGATTGGCAAGGGAGTTAGGACTGAACACCACTGTCCCTTATAGAGTTTGGTTTCAGGGAAAACAG GTTGGTGGATGGACTCAAGTTTATGGGAACATACTTTCATTTGCAACCATCAGAGGTGCCTCTCATGAAGCTCCATTCTCACAGCCTGAGAGATCACTCATGCTATTCAAGTCATTTCTTCAAGGCAGGGCTCTACCTCTAGTATTCTGA